The Gammaproteobacteria bacterium genome has a window encoding:
- a CDS encoding metallophosphoesterase family protein, whose translation MKIAVLSDIHSNVFALEAVIADAKKHCVDTMVNLGDILYGPIAPKATYDLLMQHQMVTICGNQDRQIFEATAAEIATNPTMKFIIDDLGVEPIAWMKSLPFDAQLTDDVYLCHGTPDDDLIYLLENVELGYARLRGDSEIIQLLKGQQSKLICCGHTHTPRTVGLTTGQLVINPGSVGLQAYTDDEPVVHSMESFNPMASYSIVDNTSGSWNILHIKVPYNVELAVAECNKRARTDWVHFLTTGRAV comes from the coding sequence ATGAAGATTGCAGTATTGTCTGACATTCACAGTAATGTGTTTGCCTTAGAAGCGGTTATTGCCGACGCAAAAAAACATTGTGTCGATACAATGGTAAACCTCGGAGATATTCTTTACGGGCCCATTGCGCCTAAAGCAACTTATGATCTGTTAATGCAACATCAAATGGTGACCATTTGTGGTAATCAAGATCGGCAAATATTTGAAGCGACCGCGGCTGAAATTGCTACAAACCCAACGATGAAATTTATTATTGACGATCTCGGCGTTGAACCTATAGCATGGATGAAGTCTTTACCCTTTGATGCTCAGTTAACGGACGATGTTTATTTATGTCATGGCACACCCGACGACGATTTAATCTATTTACTCGAAAACGTTGAGCTTGGTTATGCGCGTTTACGTGGCGACAGTGAGATTATTCAATTGTTAAAGGGGCAACAATCTAAACTCATTTGCTGTGGGCATACCCACACACCGAGAACGGTTGGTTTAACCACTGGGCAACTCGTTATAAACCCTGGCAGCGTTGGGCTGCAAGCATACACAGACGATGAACCTGTGGTGCATTCAATGGAAAGCTTTAACCCTATGGCGTCGTATTCAATCGTTGATAATACGTCGGGCAGCTGGAATATTCTGCATATTAAGGTGCCCTACAATGTCGAGCTAGCCGTGGCTGAATGTAATAAAAGAGCGAGAACAGATTGGGTGCACTTCTTAACCACTGGGCGGGCAGTGTAA